The Acinetobacter sp. SAAs474 DNA window TTAGGCAAATACGTTTGTTTTTGTTCTTCAGATGCATAGCTGTTTAAAGCCATTCCTGCACCCACTGAAAGGAGCGGATAGAGCATAAAAGCAGGATTGGTTGCGAAAAGCATTTCATCTGATAATACCGTAAGCATTTTAGGCATTTCCTGACCGCCCCATTCGGCATCAGCACCCAAACCGATCCAGCCAGCATCGCCATATTGTTGAAATGCTTCTTTAAAGCCTGCAGGTGTTGTCACATGACCATCTTGATATTTTGCCCCTTCTTCATCTCCTGAACGGTTTAACGGTAAAGTAACATTTTGTGCAAATTTAGCCATTTCTTCTAAAATGGCTTCAGCAGTTGCTTGATCTAAATGTGCCAGCTTTGGATTGGCTTGCCAAAATTCAGCGGCATTGAAAACATCATTTAAGATAAATTTCATATCTGTTAAAGGGGCATGATAGATTGGCATAGTTTTTCATCTCTTTATTGTTTACTGCGTTTAATCTTGATCAGTCTAAAATAAAAAAATATATAGCATTAGACATAAGACGACGCAAAATTAATTTTAGCTATGATTCTGATATGGAAAAGGACCGCCAACGTATTGGCTGTCCTTTTATGATTGGTTATAACAAGAAATTTAGAATGCGAAATGTTCTGCATCGAGTTCCATCAAGGGTGCCAGACCTGTTGCAATCACTTCGACATGTGAACGTACACGTGGCAGAATTTTCTTGAAGTAGAAACGGGCAGTGGTGATTTTTGCCTGATAAAAATCAACCTCTGTTGAGCCGGCAGCCAATTGCTGCTGTGCAGTTAATGCCATACGTGCCCAGAGATAAGCTAATGTGACATAGCCTGCAAAATATAAATAATCAACAGCAGCGGCACCGACTTCCTCAGGGTTTTTCATGGCACGCATGCCAATTTGCATGGTGAGATCGCCCCATTCTTTATTGAGTGCTGCTAATGGTTCGATAAATTCTTGCATTGCTGCATTATCTTTATTGGCTTCGGTAAACTTATAAATAATTTTGGTAAAGTCTTTGAGCATTGCACCTTGTGTACCCAAAACTTTACGACCTAATAGATCTAGGGCTTGGATCTCTGTGGTTCCCTCATATAAACATGCAATACGAGTATCACGGACAATTTGTTCCATGCCATGTTCAGAAATAAAGCCATGTCCACCAAAGACCTGAACACCATGATTTGCAGCTTCAAAGCCTGTTTCTGTTAAAAAGGCTTTAGCAATAGGTGTCAGTAGTGACAAAATATTGTCAGCAAATTTACGCTCTTCTTCAGTTGCACCTTTTTCAACCACATCCGCATAGAGTGCCAACAAATACACCAATGCACGGCCACCTTCAGCAAATGCTTTTTGTGTTAGCAACATATTACGTACGGCAGGATGAACAATAATCGGATCTGCTTCTTTATCTGGTGCTTTAGGACCAGCAAGAGAGCGCATGGCTAAACGTTCTTTAGCATATGCCAGTGCACCTTGGAATGAACTTTCAGATGCAGAGAGTCCTTGAACTGCTGTACCAATACGTGCGGTATTCATAAAGGTAAACATACAGTTTAAACCGCGGTTTTCAGGACCGATCAAAAAGCCTTTTGCCTGATCAAAATTCAGTACGCAAGTTGCATTACCATGGATTCCCATTTTATGTTCGATTGAACCACAATGTACCGCATTACGCTCACCTAGAGAGCCATCTGCATTGACATTAAATTTTGGGACAATAAACAGCGAAATTCCTTTGGTTCCTTTCGGTGCACCAGGAAGACGCGCAAGTACGATATGGATAATATTTTCAGCCATATCATGTTCACCAGCAGAGATAAATATCTTCTCGCCAGAAATTGCATAGCTACCATCTGCTTGAGGCTCTGCTTTGGTACGAATAATACCTAAGTCAGATCCTGCTTGAGACTCAGTTAAACACATAGTACCTGTCCATTCTCCTGAAATCAGTTTTGGCAGGTACTTTTCTTTTTGTTCTGCTGAACCATGATACTCAAGTGTACGTATGGCACCATGAGATAAACCTGGATACATTCCCCAAGCCCAGTTTGCAGTTCCAACCATTTCGGAAATAACGGTTGCTAATGAGTTTGGTAAGCCTTGTCCACCATATTGTTCTTCAGCAGAAAGTGATGGAAAACCCAACTCAATATATTTTTCATAGGCTGCTTTAAACCCGGTAGGTGTGGTTACTACACCATCATTCCAGGAGCAGCCTTCACGGTCACCCACCTGGTTGAGAGGAGAAAGTTCATTTTCACAGAAGTCCGCAGCGGCTTCTAAATATTGATCGACCAATTCACGGCTAACATTACCTTGAAATTCAGGTAATTTTTCATAATGTTCTTCAATATTTAAAAGCTCATGCAAAACAAATTGCATATCACGTAAAGGCGCTTTGTATTGTGGCATATCGTTTTCCTCAATACTGGTTAAACCAGCGTTTTCATCCTAAAAAAATATTTTATATGCTGTATATCGCATGTATTGGTATGGGCTTAATCGTGCAACATCTCATAGTAAGGTACAAGCGTTTCTGTACGGTTTCTGAGTGACTGCAAAGTCAATAAAAAAAACTTGTAATTTAAGATGCATCATCATGATCACAATAATAATTTTCCTTTTTTAATCCTTATTTACAGTTTTTAAAAAATAGTTATTGCGATATCAATAAATCAATTATCTGCCCAATCAATTATTTGTTTTAGCTTATATAGTTTTATTAGAAACAAATAGTTAAAAAACGTAAATAGATTTTAATGATGCTGAAGTACAGCAATAAAAAAGTTTATATTCTTCATGATTATGACTATAAAAGTGATTCTTATATCATCTTTACAAAATTGATGCTAAAGCTTTAAAAAAGCACTAAGGTGCTATGAATTTTATATTTTCGATTTAAATCTGTCTTCTCAGTAAGCTGGGGTTATGGATCATATCTTTGATCATTATTCAATTTTGAGATAATCAATGCATATTTTGCTAAATATATAAAAGGAATAATTAAAGTAGATTTATTTATTTTTCATAAAAAAACTAAATGTTTAGCATAGTAAGTCGTTGTTGTGTTAAGTGGAAAGTAAAGTGAGTAATAAATCAAAACCGTTAATTGTAACGGCCATTGTCATTATTGCATTAACAGCATTTGTATATTTTCAAAACACGCAACATGCCCAGAATCAACAGATCAAACATGTATCGACATCATCTGAAAAACCAGTTGTGATTGCTTATCAAACTGGAGTCGATCCCAGCAAAGTAGCGCAAGCCAATGGCGATTATGAAAAAAATAGTCAACGTGAAATTGAGTGGAAAAAATTTGATACAGGTGCTGATGTGGTCAATGCTTTAGCATCTGGTGATGTTGATATTGGTAATTTGGGTACCAGCCCGTTTACAGCAGCCGTGAGTCGTGATGTTCCTATTGCTGTTTTTTTTATTGCAGCAAAACTAGGTCATTCAGAAGCCTTAGTTGTTAGCCATCGATCTGGTATTACCCAAGCAAAAGATTTAATTGGTAAAACCATCGCAGTTCCTTTTGTTTCTACAGCACATTACAGTCTACTTTCGGCATTAAAACATTGGAATATTGCACCATCACAAGTGAACATTATTAATTTGCGACCATCCGAAATTTCTGCTGCATGGCAACGTGGAGATATTGATGCGACTTATGTTTGGGAGCCTGCTTTAAGTAAAGCATTGTTGTCAGGAAAAGTGCTGACAGATTCACAACAAGTTGCAGATTGGGGCGCACCAACATTTGATTTATGGGCAGTACGACAAGATTTTGCAGAGAAAAATCCTGAATTTTTAAAGGCCTTTGTTCAGAGCTCTTTAGCTAAAATTAATGAATATAATCAAAATCCTAAAGCATTTGAGAAACGTACAGATTACATCGAAAAAATTGCAGCATTAACAGGCTCTCAACCAAATGATATTCCATTACTGTTGGCTGGAAATATCTATCTGAATCAAGCACAACAGCTGGATATTTTACAGAAGACTTTTGCGCGTAATATTTTTGATACAGCAACGTTTTTGAAGTCTCAGGGCAAGATTGATCGTGTTAAAGATGATTATCAGGCCAACCTCAATTCACTGTTTTTAAAGCCTTGAGGATAAGTTTATGCAGACGTTAAAAGCTGAAAATATTAATTTAACCTATCCACAGCAAGATATCGCTGTATTACAGAATATCAATTTAAATATTCCAGAATCATCTTTAACCGTCGTAGTGGGTGAGTCAGGTTGTGGCAAAACCACCTTGCTAAATATCTTGGCTGGCTTTCAAAAAATGAGTGCTGGTGCTGTCAAAATTGATGATGAAGTGGTAACCCGTCCAGATGCACGTCGTGCAGTCGTTTTTCAGGAACATGCTTTATTACCATGGTTAAATGTTACTGATAATGTAGGATTTTCACTTAAATTAAATGCAATCCATCCTCATGAAATAACCCGTCGGGTAGCAGCTATTTTAGATACAGTGGGATTGTCAGATGCTGCACAGGCAAATATTTGGCAACTCTCTGGAGGAATGAAGCAACGAGTTGGCATTGCACGCGCATTAATTAGCCAAGCCCCTTTTATTTTACTGGATGAGCCTTTTGCTGCATTAGATGCTTTTACACGTGAAAACATGCAGCAATTGGTACTCGATTTGTGGATCAAAGAGAATAAAGGCTTTTTCTTGATTACGCATGATATTGAAGAAGCTTTATTGTTAAGTCAGCAATTGGTTCTCATGGCCGCACGTCCTGGACGCATTATTGAAATTTTGAATCTGGACTTTGCGACACGTTATCGTCAAGGGGAGTCAATACGCGACATTAAATCAGATCCTAGTTTTATCGTACTTCGAGAACGCTTGTTTGAACATCTTAAACAGCAGAAGTTGCATGCATTGGAGCACTAAATGAGTTTTCAATCACAACCCAGTATGGCGAAAGCACTGCGCAATAATCAGCGCTCTTCTCGTAAAGTCATCGGTAAGACCATCAATACAATACGAATCTATTCACAACATTATATGATTGTTGCTATTAGTCTCTCGAGTGTCTTAGCACTGCTATTGCTCTGGTATATCGTGACGGCTTTACATATTGTTCCATCACTTTTCTTACCAAGTCCAGCAGCAGTCTGGCAAAAATTTTTGGAAGTGAGTCAACAAGGCTTTATGCAAGCCACATTATGGCAGCATCTCGCTAAAAGTATTGGTCGAGTGTTATTGGCACTTTTTGCTGCAATTTTGATTGGTGTGCCACTAGGACTGTGGATGGGATTAAATAAGTGGATACGTGCTGTCCTTGATCCATTGGTTGAATTATTGCGTCCTATACCGCCATTGGCATATTTACCTTTACTGGTGATTTGGTTTGGAATTGGTGAAACCACTAAAATTCTTTTGATTTTCTTTTCTATTCTGACACCGATCATTATTAGTTCGACGTATGGCGTGTTAAGTCATCAAAAGAATAGAGAGCGTGC harbors:
- a CDS encoding acyl-CoA dehydrogenase C-terminal domain-containing protein, encoding MPQYKAPLRDMQFVLHELLNIEEHYEKLPEFQGNVSRELVDQYLEAAADFCENELSPLNQVGDREGCSWNDGVVTTPTGFKAAYEKYIELGFPSLSAEEQYGGQGLPNSLATVISEMVGTANWAWGMYPGLSHGAIRTLEYHGSAEQKEKYLPKLISGEWTGTMCLTESQAGSDLGIIRTKAEPQADGSYAISGEKIFISAGEHDMAENIIHIVLARLPGAPKGTKGISLFIVPKFNVNADGSLGERNAVHCGSIEHKMGIHGNATCVLNFDQAKGFLIGPENRGLNCMFTFMNTARIGTAVQGLSASESSFQGALAYAKERLAMRSLAGPKAPDKEADPIIVHPAVRNMLLTQKAFAEGGRALVYLLALYADVVEKGATEEERKFADNILSLLTPIAKAFLTETGFEAANHGVQVFGGHGFISEHGMEQIVRDTRIACLYEGTTEIQALDLLGRKVLGTQGAMLKDFTKIIYKFTEANKDNAAMQEFIEPLAALNKEWGDLTMQIGMRAMKNPEEVGAAAVDYLYFAGYVTLAYLWARMALTAQQQLAAGSTEVDFYQAKITTARFYFKKILPRVRSHVEVIATGLAPLMELDAEHFAF
- the tauA gene encoding taurine ABC transporter substrate-binding protein, coding for MSNKSKPLIVTAIVIIALTAFVYFQNTQHAQNQQIKHVSTSSEKPVVIAYQTGVDPSKVAQANGDYEKNSQREIEWKKFDTGADVVNALASGDVDIGNLGTSPFTAAVSRDVPIAVFFIAAKLGHSEALVVSHRSGITQAKDLIGKTIAVPFVSTAHYSLLSALKHWNIAPSQVNIINLRPSEISAAWQRGDIDATYVWEPALSKALLSGKVLTDSQQVADWGAPTFDLWAVRQDFAEKNPEFLKAFVQSSLAKINEYNQNPKAFEKRTDYIEKIAALTGSQPNDIPLLLAGNIYLNQAQQLDILQKTFARNIFDTATFLKSQGKIDRVKDDYQANLNSLFLKP
- a CDS encoding taurine ABC transporter ATP-binding protein, translating into MQTLKAENINLTYPQQDIAVLQNINLNIPESSLTVVVGESGCGKTTLLNILAGFQKMSAGAVKIDDEVVTRPDARRAVVFQEHALLPWLNVTDNVGFSLKLNAIHPHEITRRVAAILDTVGLSDAAQANIWQLSGGMKQRVGIARALISQAPFILLDEPFAALDAFTRENMQQLVLDLWIKENKGFFLITHDIEEALLLSQQLVLMAARPGRIIEILNLDFATRYRQGESIRDIKSDPSFIVLRERLFEHLKQQKLHALEH
- the tauC gene encoding taurine ABC transporter permease TauC, coding for MSFQSQPSMAKALRNNQRSSRKVIGKTINTIRIYSQHYMIVAISLSSVLALLLLWYIVTALHIVPSLFLPSPAAVWQKFLEVSQQGFMQATLWQHLAKSIGRVLLALFAAILIGVPLGLWMGLNKWIRAVLDPLVELLRPIPPLAYLPLLVIWFGIGETTKILLIFFSILTPIIISSTYGVLSHQKNRERAALSLGATRFQVFKFVILPTALPHILTGIRIGLGVGWSTLVAAELVAADRGIGFMVQSAAQFLVTDTVILGIIVIAVVAVSFELFLRWLQQQLAPWYGQNM